The following are encoded together in the Humulus lupulus chromosome 5, drHumLupu1.1, whole genome shotgun sequence genome:
- the LOC133779216 gene encoding protein FAR1-RELATED SEQUENCE 5-like, whose translation MGDEGLWICKEFQPLHNHDKAALDELRFLRSNRSVSESLVAQVRSMNQVGIRTSHIISHLAMQSGGYKRMPCQLRDVYNKVAHVKRKEKRCTDSDGALGYLDCLSKRDPNFFIQYQCDMDNRLGNLLWADGYSRRDFVAFGEVIGFDTTYMTNKYNKPLAIILGVNHHFKTCIFGMALLNSEDGQTYFWLLDKFIECHNHVTPKVVVTDGDGAIKNAVFKCFPNATHRLCAWHLCTNALKISKDPRFLQGFQDVMYNYYTIEEFMQKWGELIHNFDLHSSQWCTNTYHSRHSWAETYLRGKFAPKCGLTKDVSP comes from the coding sequence ATGGGCGATGAGGGTCTGTGGATTTGCAAGGAATTCCAACCTCTGCACAACCATGACAAGGCAGCATTAGATGAGTTGCGATTTCTGAGATCAAACCGTTCTGTGTCAGAATCCCTAGTTGCTCAAGTGAGGTCAATGAACCAAGTTgggataagaacttcacacatcaTCTCCCACTTGGCAATGCAGTCTGGTGGGTACAAAAGGATGCCTTGCCAGCTACGAGACGTTTACAACAAGGTCGCCCATgtcaaaagaaaagagaaaagatgTACAGATTCAGATGGTGCTTTGGGATATTTGGATTGTCTGTCAAAGAGGGATCCAAATTTCTTCATTCAATATCAatgtgacatggacaacagaTTGGGGAACCTATTATGGGCAGACGGATATTCTCGACGGGATTTCGTCGCATTCGGTGAGGTTATTGGATTTGACACAACATATATgacaaacaaatataataaaccCCTGGCAATTATTTTGGGTGTCAATCATCATTTTAAGACCTGCATATTTGGAATGGCACTGCTTAACTCTGAGGATGGGCAAACTTACTTTTGGTTGCTTGACAAATTTATTGAATGCCATAATCATGTAACACCAAAAGTTGTGGTGACAGATGGAGATGGAGCTATCAAAAATGCTGTCTTCAAGTGCTTCCCAAATGCAACTCATCGGTTGTGTGCGTGGCACCTGTGTACCAACGCTTTAAAAATTTCAAAAGACCCCCGATTCTTACAAGGATTTCAAGATGTCATGTACAACTATTACACAATAGAGGAATTCATGCAAAAATGGGGGGAATTAATACACAATTTTGACCTCCATTCTAGCCAATGGTGTACCAACACTTATCACAGTCGTCATTCATGGGCAGAGACATACCTAAGAGGGAAATTTGCGCCGAAATGCGGACTAACCAAAGATGTGAGTCCATGA